A stretch of the Aphis gossypii isolate Hap1 chromosome 2, ASM2018417v2, whole genome shotgun sequence genome encodes the following:
- the LOC114129037 gene encoding ectonucleotide pyrophosphatase/phosphodiesterase family member 5-like isoform X1: MSTAAVQCYLVAAICAAAGVAAVSRHPVTVVVSFDGFQPHYIQPRLTPTLARFRNASASPPYMRSAFPTKTFVNHFTMATGMYAESHGVLDNYMFNWNDTTIMHYTYEQFHYDDKVVPIWIQNENNGDERYSGVLMWPGSEFAYQGKTPTYVQLYNHTMPWNDRIDAIMSWIKDENKPANLVYAYFDEPDNTGHLKGTQSKEIQDQIVRIDVTLRYMLNQIKYANLENKINLIILSDHGMETVTYDNMIHLDKYITNTSYKRVGSGPNVFIHPNELNKFDEIYKNLSKEADKNFDVFKKDQLYNRWHMKNNTRLNNLIYLLAKPGYAFWDEYYEIILNGTTKKDFKVGVHGYDNEDKQMRAIFMASGPAFKENYTAHPFDNVDLYSLICRIEGLNEPDRRPDGSIKGVEQLLSNKSGGTTAAKSTTPVIGILSAMLLHAMAQSL, from the exons ATGTCCACCGCCGCCGTGCAATGTTACTTGGTCGCCGCGATCTGTGCAGCGGCCGGAGTGGCGGCCGTCAGCCGACACCCTGTGACGGTGGTCGTGTCGTTCGACGGTTTCCAGCCCCATTACATTCAGCCACGGCTAACGCCGACATTGGCCCGGTTCCGGAACGCGTCCGCGTCTCCGCCGTACATGCGCAGCGCGTTCCCCACGAAGACGTTCGTCAACCATTTCACCATGGCCACCGGGATGTACGCCGAGTCGCACGGCGTGCTCGACAATTACATGTTCAACTGGAACGACACAACGATCATGCACTACACGTACGAGCAGTTCCACTACGACGATAAGGTGGTGCCCATCTGG attcaaaacgaaaataatggAGATGAACGGTATAGCGGGGTATTGATGTGGCCAGGATCTGAATTTGCGTATCAAGGCAAAACACCTACCTATGTGCAATTATACAACCA tacaaTGCCTTGGAATGATCGCATAGACGCAATTATGTCATGGATTAAAGATGAAAATAAACCAGCCAATTTGGTGTATGCGTATTTTGATGAACCGGACAATACTGGTCATTTAAAGGGAACACAATCAAAAGAGATTCAAGATCAAATTGTGAGAATAGATGTAACACTAag gtatatgctcaaccaaataaaatatgcaaatctagaaaacaaaataaatctcaTTATTCTCAGTGATCACGGGATGGAAACAGTTACATATGATAACATGATacatttagataaatatataaccaaTACGTCTTACAAACGCGTTGGTTCAGGTCCTAATGTATTCATACATCCAAATGAGCtaa ataaattcgatgaaatttataaaaatctttcAAAAGAAgctgataaaaattttgatgtatttaaaaaagatcAATTATATAACCGTTggcatatgaaaaataatactagaTTAAAcaatcttatttatttgttggCTAAACCTGGATATGCCTTTTGggatgaatattatgaaataattttaaacggaACAa CAAAAAAGGATTTTAAAGTAGGGGTGCACGGGTATGACAATGAGGACAAACAGATGCGAGCCATTTTCATGGCCTCCGGACCGGCGTTCAAGGAGAACTATACCGCCCACCCTTTCGACAACGTCGACCTTTACTCACTAATCTGTCGGATTGAGGGGCTAAATGAGCCAGACCGACGTCCTGACGGAAGTATAAAAGGCGTAGAACAGCTACTGTCTAACAAATCCGGCGGCACCACCGCCGCCAAGTCTACGACTCCCGTCATAGGTATATTGTCTGCTATGTTACTACACGCGATGGCACAGAGTCTGTGA
- the LOC114129037 gene encoding ectonucleotide pyrophosphatase/phosphodiesterase family member 5-like isoform X2, giving the protein MSTAAVQCYLVAAICAAAGVAAVSRHPVTVVVSFDGFQPHYIQPRLTPTLARFRNASASPPYMRSAFPTKTFVNHFTMATGMYAESHGVLDNYMFNWNDTTIMHYTYEQFHYDDKVVPIWIQNENNGDERYSGVLMWPGSEFAYQGKTPTYVQLYNHTMPWNDRIDAIMSWIKDENKPANLVYAYFDEPDNTGHLKGTQSKEIQDQIVRIDVTLRYMLNQIKYANLENKINLIILSDHGMETVTYDNMIHLDKYITNTSYKRVGSGPNVFIHPNELNKFDEIYKNLSKEADKNFDVFKKDQLYNRWHMKNNTRLNNLIYLLAKPGYAFWDEYYEIILNGTTKKDFKVGVHGYDNEDKQMRAIFMASGPAFKENYTAHPFDNVDLYSLICRIEGLNEPDRRPDGSIKGVEQLLSNKSGGTTAAKSTTPVIGKQKIPEKRQKG; this is encoded by the exons ATGTCCACCGCCGCCGTGCAATGTTACTTGGTCGCCGCGATCTGTGCAGCGGCCGGAGTGGCGGCCGTCAGCCGACACCCTGTGACGGTGGTCGTGTCGTTCGACGGTTTCCAGCCCCATTACATTCAGCCACGGCTAACGCCGACATTGGCCCGGTTCCGGAACGCGTCCGCGTCTCCGCCGTACATGCGCAGCGCGTTCCCCACGAAGACGTTCGTCAACCATTTCACCATGGCCACCGGGATGTACGCCGAGTCGCACGGCGTGCTCGACAATTACATGTTCAACTGGAACGACACAACGATCATGCACTACACGTACGAGCAGTTCCACTACGACGATAAGGTGGTGCCCATCTGG attcaaaacgaaaataatggAGATGAACGGTATAGCGGGGTATTGATGTGGCCAGGATCTGAATTTGCGTATCAAGGCAAAACACCTACCTATGTGCAATTATACAACCA tacaaTGCCTTGGAATGATCGCATAGACGCAATTATGTCATGGATTAAAGATGAAAATAAACCAGCCAATTTGGTGTATGCGTATTTTGATGAACCGGACAATACTGGTCATTTAAAGGGAACACAATCAAAAGAGATTCAAGATCAAATTGTGAGAATAGATGTAACACTAag gtatatgctcaaccaaataaaatatgcaaatctagaaaacaaaataaatctcaTTATTCTCAGTGATCACGGGATGGAAACAGTTACATATGATAACATGATacatttagataaatatataaccaaTACGTCTTACAAACGCGTTGGTTCAGGTCCTAATGTATTCATACATCCAAATGAGCtaa ataaattcgatgaaatttataaaaatctttcAAAAGAAgctgataaaaattttgatgtatttaaaaaagatcAATTATATAACCGTTggcatatgaaaaataatactagaTTAAAcaatcttatttatttgttggCTAAACCTGGATATGCCTTTTGggatgaatattatgaaataattttaaacggaACAa CAAAAAAGGATTTTAAAGTAGGGGTGCACGGGTATGACAATGAGGACAAACAGATGCGAGCCATTTTCATGGCCTCCGGACCGGCGTTCAAGGAGAACTATACCGCCCACCCTTTCGACAACGTCGACCTTTACTCACTAATCTGTCGGATTGAGGGGCTAAATGAGCCAGACCGACGTCCTGACGGAAGTATAAAAGGCGTAGAACAGCTACTGTCTAACAAATCCGGCGGCACCACCGCCGCCAAGTCTACGACTCCCGTCATAG GTAAGCAAAAGATTCCAGAGAAACGACAAAAAGGTTAG